One Argiope bruennichi chromosome 5, qqArgBrue1.1, whole genome shotgun sequence DNA segment encodes these proteins:
- the LOC129969151 gene encoding ADP-ribosylation factor-like protein 4C encodes MGSTVGKGASLLESLPPNQSLHVVMLGLDSAGKTTALYRLKFDQYLNTVPTIGFNCEKIKGTTGKAKGTSFLIWDVGGQDKLRPLWRSYTRCTDGIVFVLDSVDDERLEEARMELVRMAKAPENLGVPILVLANKQDLPGAKDPFEIEKILGLGSELGPGHLWHVQPACAIIGDGLEEGLEILYEMILKRRRQLKQAKKKYT; translated from the coding sequence ATGGGATCCACTGTTGGAAAAGGAGCCTCGCTGCTGGAAAGCCTTCCGCCCAATCAAAGCCTTCACGTAGTTATGCTTGGTTTGGACTCCGCTGGCAAAACTACAGCACTGTACAGACTGAAATTCGACCAGTACCTCAACACTGTGCCGACGATAGGCTTCAACTGTGAGAAGATCAAAGGTACCACAGGCAAAGCCAAGGGAACCAGTTTCCTGATCTGGGACGTTGGTGGTCAGGATAAGTTGAGACCTCTTTGGAGATCGTACACCAGGTGCACGGATGGGATCGTCTTTGTCCTGGACAGTGTGGATGATGAGAGGTTAGAAGAAGCTAGGATGGAATTGGTCCGCATGGCTAAGGCGCCAGAGAACTTAGGGGTACCAATTCTGGTGTTGGCCAATAAACAAGATCTGCCTGGAGCAAAGGACCcttttgaaattgagaaaattCTGGGTCTCGGTTCTGAACTGGGACCAGGACATCTATGGCATGTTCAGCCTGCTTGTGCAATTATCGGAGATGGACTAGAAGAAGGATTGGAAATTCTTTACGAAATGATTCTGAAAAGGAGACGCCAATTGAAGCAGGCCAAAAAGAAGTATACTTAA